The Terriglobus sp. TAA 43 sequence CCGCGCTGCTGGAACATGCGGAAGAGTTCTTCGCGACGCATGTAAAATCCGCGTTGCGCGAGCGTCGGCCACGAAAAAACGAAGACGCGCATGAGCGCTTGCAACGCCGACTGGAACGGCTCGATGAAGACGCGCTTCATACCATCCGCAAGGCTGCGAAATTATGCCGCTACATGGTGGAAACAGCTCCGGAAGGCACACCGGCGCGTGAGGCAGCCGCGCAGTTCGAGGCAGTGCAGGAAGCGGGCGGCCACTGGCATGACTGGCTGCTGTTGCAACAACTGGCCACAGACTTTCACGGGCGCAACGCAGAGTTGGCGCATCGATACGAGACACACACCAATGCAGCATTGGCAGACTATCGTTTGCGCTTGTCGGAGCTACTACCAAAGCTAACGGCGTAAATGTCCATCGACACTTACGCCGGTAGCTTGCATCGTGAATAGCCCTACTGTTTTGGCGGTTCGCTCTGCTGCTTCTCGGGCTTGCTCTCGTTTGTAATGTCCTGGCCGTTGTAAATGATGCGTGCTGACGAACGATAGCGGCGATAGTCGGTGTACTTCACCGTGTTGCGCATGTGAATGTCATTGGCCGGGCCGTCTTTGCTGGCGGCAAAGTGTACGGTGCCATCGGCGCGCGTGTAGGTGGGGAACCAGTTCACCGTATCCACCTGCTCGTAATACGTAGTGAAGGGAATCGAGAAGTGGCCGTGCTTGATGTCGTCAGGCACGTTCTTGCCATTGATCATCACAATCTCAAGATCCTTCTGATCTACCCAGACGCGTCCTTCGAAAAAGCGATGCTTGAAGTCAGCGTTCTTTGGTGAAGCGTCGAAGACGTACGTGTCCAGCTCATCCACCTTCTGTTTACCCACGTACTTCACGTCATAGTTCGGAAGCTCTTCCGTGGTCAGGACAAGTGGAATACGCTTCGCCACGTCTTCAAGATCGTAGGCGTCCAGGATCACGCGCTCCATGGTGTTCTGCGGCGCGAACACGACAGTCTCATTGCGCTTGCCGTCTTTATCAAAGCCGATGTCGGTCACCTGGCGATATTCACCATCCGGCTTGCCATTGTCGTCGTTGATCGTCTGCATCACCACGGCTTGGCGAAAGGTGTAGTTGTCGCGTGCCTTTACAAACTGCGACTCCTTCTTGCCCATCTCCGTAACGATCTGTTCCGGCGTCATGCCGGTGGGCTGCGAGGTGTCCAGTTTGCCCAGGCCGCTTTGCGCGACCGCAGTGGTCGCCATCAAGAATCCCGCCATTACACCTGCCAACACGTGCCGCATGCGTACGCTACTCCTAACCTTCGTATAGTTTGACGTGGACGGACCACTACTGGCGTACTTTGTTCCGCCGGTGTAACGTGGATACGTCTTTTGGCACGGTAGATGCCCTGGAGTGAATACAAAGTGAGTGCGAACGAGTCTGTCAATCGTCGTGAGTTTTTCCGTCGCGCGGGCGCAATGGGAATGCTGGGAGCCATGCCCGATGTAATGGCATTTGCGGAAGGCGGCCAGTCCAACGTGCAGCACGAAGTGGTGCCGAAACAAGAGGTTCCGGCTCCTACAGACACCATCAACTTTGCCGTCTGCGGCATGAGCCACGACCATATCTATGGAATGGTGGGCGCCATCATTCGCGGCGGCGGCAAACTGGTGGCTTGGCACGGCGCAGAGCCAAACAAGATTGCACGCTTCGCCAAGGCGTTCCCCAACGTGAAACAGGCGCACAGCGAAGAAGAAATTCTGAACGACAAGAGCATTCACCTTGTGCTCAGCAGCACCATTGCAAACGAGCGCGCCCCGTTGGGCATCCGCGCCATGAAGGCAGGCAAGGATTTCCTATCCGACAAGCCGGGCGCCACCACGCTGGAGCAGGTAGAAGCCATCCGCAAGACGGTGAAGGAAACGGGCCGCATCTACGCCATCCTGTACAGCGAACTTCTCGAAGTGAAGGCCGCCGTCTATGCAGGCGAACTCGTCAAGCAGGGCAAGATTGGCCGCGTGATCCAGACCATCAACATCGCTCCGCACCAGATCGTGCAGGGCTCCGGCAATGCCGGAAACGGTGGTGCCGATGCGCGTCCGGATTGGTTCTGGGTACCGGAGCAGTACGGCGGAATCCTGTGCGACATCGGCTCGCACCAGGTGGAACAGTTCCTGTATTACACGGGCTCCAAATCGGCTGAGGTTGTCGAATCACAGATCAGCAACATCGCTCACCCCGAACATCCCAAGTTCCAGGACTTCGGCGACATGGTGTTGCGTGGCGATAAAGGCTTCGGCTATGTCCGCCTCGACTGGTTCACACCGGATGCACTCGGCACATGGGGCGACGGACGCCTCTTCATCCTCGGCACCAAGGGCTACATCGAAGTCCGCAAGTACACCAACGTCGGTGTGAACAAGGCAGGCAACAACCTGTTCATGGTGAACGGAACAGAGCAGAAGTTCATCGACTGCAACAACGTCGATCTGCCCTTCGGTCGCCAGTTCGTTTCAGACGTGGTGCACCGCACGCACACTGCGCAGGACCAGGCGCAGGCACTGCTCGCCGCAGAGTTGGTAGTGCGCGCGCAGAAGCAGGCGAAGTGGGTCAAGTTAGATCAGGCATAAGGCTTTTGCAAAACCGGAAATTATTTCGTTAGGAGAATGAACCATGTCGCATCGTACGTTTACGCGCCGTAGCGCCCTGAAGGGGCTTGGTCTTGCTGCAGCCGCGTCGGCAACACCGCGCTTCCTTTCGGCCATGGCACTCAAGCCTTCGCCCATCCGTCTGGGCATCGCCAGCTACACCTTCCGTGAGTTCAAGCAGCCGCAGCAGCTTGTCGACTTCATGCACCAGCTGAACCTGAAGAACATCAACCTCAAGGACTTCCATCTGCCCATGGGGCCGCTCGATGAGGTGAAGAAGAACGCCGACTGGTATCGCAGCCAGGGCCTCGTCATCACGGGCGGTGGCACCATCTACTTCCCTAAGGACGAGGACGAAGACATCAAGGCGAAGTTCGACTACGCCAAGGCTGCAGGCTTTCCGATGATCATCGGATCGCCCTCGCA is a genomic window containing:
- a CDS encoding Gfo/Idh/MocA family protein, encoding MSANESVNRREFFRRAGAMGMLGAMPDVMAFAEGGQSNVQHEVVPKQEVPAPTDTINFAVCGMSHDHIYGMVGAIIRGGGKLVAWHGAEPNKIARFAKAFPNVKQAHSEEEILNDKSIHLVLSSTIANERAPLGIRAMKAGKDFLSDKPGATTLEQVEAIRKTVKETGRIYAILYSELLEVKAAVYAGELVKQGKIGRVIQTINIAPHQIVQGSGNAGNGGADARPDWFWVPEQYGGILCDIGSHQVEQFLYYTGSKSAEVVESQISNIAHPEHPKFQDFGDMVLRGDKGFGYVRLDWFTPDALGTWGDGRLFILGTKGYIEVRKYTNVGVNKAGNNLFMVNGTEQKFIDCNNVDLPFGRQFVSDVVHRTHTAQDQAQALLAAELVVRAQKQAKWVKLDQA